The following proteins come from a genomic window of Trifolium pratense cultivar HEN17-A07 linkage group LG4, ARS_RC_1.1, whole genome shotgun sequence:
- the LOC123882361 gene encoding receptor-like protein 7 produces the protein MRAHIIFFLFFIPFSLINSITNNFVVNGYCLGHEHSLLLHLKNNLTYNPKKSSKLVHWNQSDDDCCQWHGVTCQDGHVTTLDLSQESISKGLNDSSAVFNLQSLQSLNLAFNNFRSMIPQQLHKLQNLRYLNLSNAGFEGEVPMEISQLTKLVTLDLSSLVTSHHSLKLEKSNLEMLVQNLTYITELYLDGVVISASGEEWGRPLSLLEGLRVLSMSSCNLSGPIDSSLAKLQSLTVLKLSHNNLSSTPNFFANFSNLITLHLSSCGLNGFFPKDIFRMHTLKVLDISHNQKLNGSLPDFPPLASLQYLNLANTNFSGPLPNSISNLKQLTTIDLSYCQFNGTLPSSMSELTELVYLDLSSNNLSGPLPSFNMSKNLTYLSVSLNHLSGDLPSSHFEGLINLVSIDLGFNLFNGSMPASLLKLPYLRELKLPSNQLRGFLGDFDSSPILEMLDLSSNNLQGKIPMSIFKLRTIRVIQLSSNKFNGTIQLDIIRRLSNLTLLGLSHNNLSVDINFRDDHDLSPFPKIRSVLLATCKLRGIPNFLRNQSTMISLDLSGNEIEGPIPNWIWQLESLMSLNLSKNSLTNFEGSFQNLSSNLFTIDLSSNKLEGPISYIPKYANYLDYSSNKLSSIIPPDIGNYLPFLNTLFLSNNSFKGEIHESFCNASNLRLLDLSSNNFDGMIPKCFAALSSTLRMLNFGGNKLRGYIPDTISPNSCALRYLDLSDNLLKGSIPKSFANCNKLQVLNLGKNALSDKFPCFLSKISTLRIMVLRSNMLHGSIGCPNSTTDWEMLHIVDLASNNLSGTIPGTLLNSWKAMMRDEGVLGPEFGHLFFEINDNFHPRSLKDVLPHLNKYLAMKLVKLVGNMPRSILDQGLADDNSVDLARYQDSVIIVNKGQQMKLVKIQMAFTYVDMSNNYLEGPIPNELMQFKALHALNLSHNEFIGHIPSTVGNLKNLESLDLSNNSFNGMIPQELSSLSFLGYLNLSFNHLEGRIPLSTQIQTFDADSFKGNEGLCGSPLTNNCNGDGAQGLSPASESSHSHNKSSIDWSFLSVEMGFIFGFGFFILPLICWKKWRLWYSKYVDEMLYKIIPRLDFGFEQHEGKRYRILRWRY, from the coding sequence ATGAGAGCACACATaatctttttccttttctttataCCATTCAGCTTAATAAATTCCATcactaacaattttgttgtaaaTGGATACTGTCTTGGCCATGAACATTCCTTGTTGCTCCATTTGAAAAACAACCTCACATATAACCCCAAAAAATCCTCAAAACTAGTTCATTGGAACCAAAGTGATGATGATTGTTGCCAATGGCATGGAGTAACATGCCAAGATGGACATGTTACAACCCTTGATCTTAGTCAGGAGTCTATTTCAAAAGGACTTAATGACTCAAGTGCTGTTTTCAACCTGCAATCTCTGCAGAGTTTGAATTTGGCTTTTAATAACTTTCGTTCGATGATTCCTCAACAGCTACATAAGCTGCAGAATTTGAGGTATCTAAACTTGTCTAATGCTGGCTTTGAGGGAGAGGTCCCAATGGAAATTTCTCAACTCACAAAGTTGGTTACTCTTGATTTGTCTTCTTTAGTAACTTCACATCACAGCCTAAAACTTGAGAAGTCAAATCTAGAGATGCTAGTGCAAAACCTCACATATATCACAGAATTGTATCTAGATGGTGTAGTAATATCAGCTAGCGGAGAGGAATGGGGTCGTCCTTTATCTTTATTGGAGGGGCTTCGAGTTTTGAGCATGTCATCATGCAATCTCTCTGGACCTATTGATTCTTCACTAGCTAAGCTTCAGTCACTCACTGTCCTAAAATTGAGCCACAACAATCTGTCCAGCACTCCTAATTTCTTTGCAAATTTCTCCAATTTAATCACCCTACATCTCAGTAGTTGCGGCTTGAATGGTTTTTTCCCAAAAGATATCTTCCGAATGCACACATTAAAGGTCCTTGATATATCACACAATCAAAAACTTAACGGTTCTTTGCCGGACTTCCCACCACTTGCATCTCTTCAATACCTGAACCTTGCCAATACAAATTTCTCAGGACCACTTCCAAACTCTATTTCCAATTTGAAGCAGTTAACAACCATTGATCTATCTTACTGCCAATTTAATGGAACACTTCCGAGTTCAATGTCAGAACTCACCGAACTTGTTTATTTAGACCTATCTTCAAATAACCTCTCAGGTCCACTCCCTTCTTTCAACATGTCAAAGAACCTCACATATCTATCAGTATCTCTCAATCATTTGAGCGGAGATTTACCATCCAGCCATTTTGAGGGACTCATAAATCTAGTCAGCATTGATTTAGGGTTCAATTTATTCAATGGAAGCATGCCCGCATCGCTACTTAAGCTCCCATATTTGAGAGAACTAAAGCTTCCCTCTAACCAACTCCGTGGTTTCTTGGGTGACTTTGACAGTTCTCCTATATTGGAGATGCTTGATTTGAGCAGTAATAACTTACAAGGGAAAATTCCTATGTCCATCTTTAAGCTCAGAACAATTCGTGTCATTCAACTTTCTTCCAACAAGTTTAACGGCACAATACAATTGGACATCATTCGAAGGCTAAGTAATTTAACTCTACTAGGCCTCTCACATAACAATTTGTCGGTTGATATCAACTTCAGAGACGATCATGACTTGTCACCTTTTCCAAAGATAAGAAGTGTTTTGTTGGCTACCTGCAAGTTAAGGGGAATTCCAAATTTCTTGAGAAATCAGTCCACAATGATATCTCTTGACCTATCTGGAAACGAGATTGAAGGACCAATACCTAATTGGATTTGGCAACTTGAATCTCTCATGAGCTTGAACCTTTCCAAGAACTCACTAACTAATTTTGAGGGGAGTTTTCAGAACTTGAGTTCTAACCTTTTTACGATTGATCTTAGTTCTAACAAACTCGAAGGGCCAATTTCATACATCCCAAAGTATGCAAATTATTTGGACTACTCAAGCAACAAGTTGAGCTCTATCATACCTCCAGACATCGGAAACTATCTCCCTTTCCTAAATACATTGTTTCTTTCAAACAATAGTTTTAAGGGAGAAATCCATGAATCCTTTTGCAATGCTTCAAATCTTCGCTTGCTAGATCTTTCTTCCAACAACTTTGACGGGATGATTCCTAAGTGTTTTGCAGCATTGAGTAGCACACTCAGAATGTTAAACTTTGGAGGAAACAAGCTTCGAGGATATATTCCTGATACTATATCCCCAAATTCATGTGCACTAAGATATTTGGATCTAAGTGACAATCTCTTGAAGGGTAGCATACCAAAATCGTTTGCTAATTGCAATAAGCTGCAAGTCCTAAACCTTGGAAAGAATGCTTTAAGTGACAAATTTCCATGCTTCTTGAGCAAGATTTCCACCCTGAGAATCATGGTTTTAAGATCTAACATGCTCCACGGGTCTATTGGGTGCCCAAATAGCACTACTGATTGGGAGATGCttcatattgttgatctagCCTCCAATAACTTGAGCGGAACAATACCAGGAACATTGTTAAACAGTTGGAAGGCAATGATGCGTGATGAAGGTGTGCTTGGACCAGAATTTGGCCATTTGTTTTTTGAAATCAACGATAACTTCCACCCTAGGAGTTTGAAAGACGTGCTACCACATTTGAACAAATATCTTGCAATGAAATTAGTAAAACTTGTAGGGAACATGCCCCGTTCAATCCTTGACCAGGGGCTCGCTGATGATAATTCAGTGGATCTTGCTCGTTATCAAGATTCAGTTATTATTGTCAACAAAGGTCAACAAATGAAGCTTGTTAAAATTCAAATGGCATTCACATATGTGGATATGTCAAACAACTATTTGGAAGGGCCAATACCCAATGAGCTAATGCAATTCAAGGCATTGCATGCACTGAACTTGTCACACAATGAATTTATTGGCCACATACCATCAACTGTGGGAAATTTGAAGAATCTCGAGTCTTTGGACTTGTCAAATAACTCTTTCAACGGAATGATTCCTCAAGAGCTTTCAAGTTTATCTTTCCTAGGATATCTTAATCTCTCGTTCAATCACTTAGAGGGACGAATTCCTTTGAGTACTCAAATCCAAACATTTGATGCAGATTCCTTCAAAGGGAATGAAGGGTTATGTGGTTCTCCATTGACCAACAATTGCAACGGTGATGGAGCGCAGGGGCTTTCACCGGCATCTGAATCGTCTCATTCTCATAATAAGAGCTCAATTGATTGGAGTTTCTTAAGTGTGGAGATGGGATTTATTTTTGGCTTTGGATTTTTCATTCTCCCTCTTATTTGTTGGAAGAAATGGAGGTTGTGGTATTCCAAATATGTTGATGAGATGCTTTACAAGATCATCCCACGACTTGATTTTGGGTTTGAACAACATGAAGGGAAGAGGTATAGAATTTTGAGGTGGAGGTACTGA
- the LOC123923397 gene encoding receptor-like protein 6, which produces MRAYIIFWLFLMPFSLINSSSNNFVANGYCLGHQRSLLLHLKNNLIFNHEKSSKLVHWNKSDDDCRQWHGVTCKDGHVPALDLSHESITGGLNHSSALFNLQSLQSLNLAFNDFRSMIPHELHKLQNLRHLNLSNAGFEGQIPKEISHLKRLVTLDLSSLVTSDHNLKLENPNIAMLVQNLTDITELYLDGVAISSSGEEWGFALSSLEGLHILSMSSCNLSGPIDSSLAKLQSLSVLNLSHNKLSSIVPNSFANFCKLTTLKLSSCGLNGFFPKDIFQIHALKVLDISDNQNINGSLPDFSPLASLHYLNLANTNFSGPLPNTISNLKKLSTIDLSYSHFNGTIPSSMSDLTQLFYIDFSSNNLTGPLPSFNMSKNLTYLSLFLNHLSGDLPSSHFEGLINLVSIDLGINSFNGSLPSSLLKLPYLRELKLPYNELSGFLGEFDSASSPVLEMLDLSNNNLHGHIPMSVFNLRTLRFIQLSSNKFNGTIQLDVIRRLSNLTLLGLSHNNLSVDINFRDDRDLSPFPKVRILKLASCKLRGIPNFLRNHSTIVVLDLSGNEIEGPIPNWIWQLESLDNLNLSKNSFTNFEESISNMSYNLFLVDLSYNKLQGPISFIPKYATYLDYSNNMLSSIIPPDIGNYLPFIHILYLSNNSFKGEIHESFCNASTLQSLDLSYNNFDGIIPKCFAALSSSLRMLNFGRNKLRGHIPNTIFSNSCSLRYLDLNDNLLDGTIPKSLVNCMKLQVLNLGNNALVDKFPCFLSNISTLRIMIFRSNKLHGSIGCPHSNGDWNMLHIVDLASNNLNGTIPGALLNSWKAMKHDELGLEFSSTFIEN; this is translated from the coding sequence ATGAGAGCATACATAATCTTTTGGCTTTTTTTAATGCCATTCAGCTTAATAAATTCAAGTTCTAATAATTTTGTTGCGAATGGCTACTGTCTTGGCCATCAACGTTCTTTGTTGCTCCATTTGAAAAACAACCTCATATTCAACCACGAAAAATCTTCAAAGCTAGTTCATTGGAACAAAAGTGATGATGATTGTCGCCAATGGCATGGGGTAACATGCAAAGATGGACATGTTCCAGCCCTTGATCTTAGTCACGAGTCTATCACAGGAGGACTTAATCACTCAAGTGCACTTTTCAACCTGCAATCTCTACAGAGTTTAAATTTGGCTTTTAATGACTTTCGTTCGATGATTCCTCACGAGCTGCATAAACTGCAGAATTTGAGGCATCTAAACTTGTCAAATGCTGGCTTTGAGGGACAGATCCCAAAAGAAATTTCTCACCTCAAAAGGTTGGTTACTCTTGATTTGTCTTCTTTAGTTACTTCAGATCACAACCTAAAACTTGAGAATCCAAATATAGCGATGCTGGTGCAAAACCTCACGGATATCACAGAATTGTATCTAGATGGTGTAGCAATATCTTCTAGCGGAGAGGAATGGGGTTTTGCTCTATCTTCATTGGAGGGGCTTCATATTCTGAGCATGTCATCATGTAATCTCTCTGGACCTATTGATTCTTCACTAGCTAAGCTCCAGTCACTCTCTGTTCTAAACTTGAGCCACAACAAATTGTCTAGCATAGTGCCGAATTCCTTTGCAAATTTCTGCAAATTAACTACCCTAAAACTTAGTAGTTGTGGTTTGAATGGTTTTTTCCCAAAAGATATCTTTCAAATACACGCATTAAAGGTCCTTGACATATCAGACAATCAAAATATTAATGGTTCTTTGCCAGACTTCTCCCCACTTGCATCTCTTCACTACTTGAATCTCGCCAATACAAATTTCTCAGGACCACTACCAAATACTATCTCCAATCTGAAGAAGTTATCAACCATTGATTTATCTTATTCTCATTTCAATGGGACAATTCCCAGTTCAATGTCTGATCTCACCCAACTTTTTTATATAGACTTCTCATCTAATAACCTCACAGGTCCACTCCCTTCTTTCAATATGTCCAAAAACCTCACATATTTATCCTTATTTCTGAATCACTTGAGTGGGGATTTACCATCTAGCCATTTCGAGGGCCTCATAAATCTTGTCAGCATTGATTTAGGGATCAATTCTTTCAATGGGAGCCTGCCGTCATCTCTACTTAAGCTCCCGTATTTGCGAGAACTGAAGCTTCCCTATAATGAACTCAGTGGTTTCTTGGGTGAGTTTGATAGTGCCTCTTCACCTGTACTTGAGATGCTTGATTTGAGCAACAATAACTTACATGGACATATTCCTATGTCTGTCTTTAACCTTAGAACACTTCGTTTCATTCAACTTTCTTCCAACAAGTTTAATGGCACCATACAATTGGACGTCATTCGAAGGCTAAGTAATTTAACTCTACTAGGCCTCTCACATAACAATTTGTCAGTTGATATCAACTTTAGAGATGACCGTGACTTGTCACCGTTTCCGAAGGTAAGAATTCTTAAGTTGGCTTCCTGCAAGTTAAGAGGAATCCCAAATTTCCTGAGAAATCATTCCACAATAGTAGTTCTTGACCTATCTGGTAACGAGATTGAAGGACCAATACCTAACTGGATTTGGCAACTTGAATCCCTTGATAACTTGAATCTTTCCAAGAATTCTTTCACAAACTTTGAAGAAAGTATTTCGAACATGAGTTACAACCTTTTTCTGGTTGATCTTAGTTATAACAAACTCCAAGGGCCAATTTCATTCATCCCTAAGTATGCAACTTATCTGGACTACTCAAACAACATGTTGAGCTCTATCATACCACCAGACATCGGAAATTATCTCCCTTTCATACATATATTGTATCTTTCAAATAATAGTTTTAAGGGAGAGATTCATGAATCCTTTTGCAATGCTTCAACTCTTCAATCTCTCGATCTTTCCTACAACAACTTTGATGGGATAATTCCCAAGTGTTTTGCAGCACTAAGTAGCAGTCTCAGGATGTTGAATTTTGGTAGAAACAAGCTTCGAGGTCATATCCCTAATACTATATTCTCAAATTCATGTTCACTAAGATATTTGGATCTAAATGACAATCTCTTGGATGGTACCATACCAAAATCTTTAGTCAATTGCATGAAACTACAAGTCTTAAACCTTGGTAATAATGCTTTAGTTGACAAATTTCCATGTTTCTTGAGCAACATTTCTACTCTTAGGATCATGATTTTTAGGTCTAATAAGCTCCACGGGTCTATTGGATGCCCACATAGCAATGGTGATTGGAATATGCTTCATATTGTCGATCTAGCATCCAATAACTTGAATGGAACGATACCAGGAGCACTGTTAAACAGTTGGAAGGCAATGAAGCATGATGAACTTGGACTAGAATTTAGCTCCACCTTCATTGAAAATTAG
- the LOC123920767 gene encoding receptor-like protein 7 → MTAHIIFWLFLIPFSLINFSTNNFSVNGYYLGHERSLLLHLKNNLIFNPTKSSKLVHWNKSDDDDDCCQWHGVTCKAGHVTALDLSHEYISNGLNDSSALFNLQSLQSLNLAFNDFCSMIPQELYKLQNLRYLNLSNAGFEGQVPMEISHLKRLVTLDLSSTFTSHNSVKLEIPNIALLLRNLTDMAELYLDGVAIFARGDEWGRALSSLKGLRVLSMTSCNLTGPIDSSLDKLHSLSILKLSHNKLSSIVPSSFANFSNLTVLQLSSCDLNGYFPTDIFQLQTLKLLDISENQYLHGSLPNFPPFASLHNLNLRNTNFLGPIPNTISNLKQLSTIDLSYCQFNGTLPSSMSELVQLVYLDMSSNNLTGQLPLFNASKKLKYLSLFHNHLRGDLPSSHFDGLINLVSIDLGFNSFTGNVPSSLLKIPCLRELKLPYNQLSGILGEFDNTSLPVLEMLDFTSNNFHGLIPLSVFNLRTLRFISLSSNNFSGTIKLDVIRRLSNLTVLGLSYNDLLVDVNFKDHHDMSSFPKLRILRLEFCKLSGIPSFLKNQSTIISLHLSNNQIQGPIPNWIWHLDSLMNLNLSHNFFTDLEGSFSNFSSNLFVIDLSFNQLQGPIPFIPKYANYLDYSSNRFSSTIPPDIGNQLAYIQILFLSNNSFQGKIHESFCNATSLSLLDLSHNNFVGTIPKCFAALSSSLKMLHFGGNNFQGHIANFIFPNSCALRFLDLNDNLLGSTIPKSLVNCQKLEVLNLGKNALTGKFPCFLSKISTLRIMVLRSNMFHGSIGCPNNTGDWKMLHIADLASNNFNGTLSTTLLNSWKAMMRDGAMLGPEFGHLFFQILNYHPMSLKDALPSFRSKYLAMKMVKIVANMSRSFLDQAYVDGNSISVDRGRYQDSVMIVNKGQKMKLVKIQKAFTYVDMSNNYLEGPIPDELMQFKALNALNLSHNAFLGHIPSSVGNLKNLESMDLSNNSLNGNIPQELSSLYFLEYMNLSFNQLVGKIPLGTQIQSFDADSFKGNEGLCGSPLTNLCGLQSPASETPHFDNESLMDFSFLSIELGFISGFVVFVLPIICWKKLRFWYSKHVDEMLYNFIPQLDFVYAQHQGKWYRTLRWRH, encoded by the coding sequence aTGACAGCACACATAATCTTTTGGCTTTTCTTGATACCATTCAGCTTAATAAATTTCAGCACTAACAATTTTTCGGTGAATGGCTATTATCTAGGCCATGAACGTTCCTTGTTGCTCCATTTGAAAAACAACTTGATATTCAACCCCACAAAATCCTCAAAGTTAGTTCATTGGAAcaaaagtgatgatgatgatgattgttgCCAATGGCATGGAGTAACATGCAAAGCTGGACATGTTACAGCCCTTGATCTTAGTCATGAGTATATCTCAAATGGACTTAATGACTCAAGTGCTCTTTTCAACCTGCAATCTCTGCAGAGTTTGAACTTGGCTTTTAATGACTTTTGTTCGATGATTCCTCAAGAGCTATATAAACTGCAGAATTTGAGGTATCTCAACTTGTCTAATGCTGGATTTGAGGGACAGGTCCCAATGGAAATTTCTCATCTCAAAAGGCTGGTTACTCTTGATTTGTCTTCTACATTTACTTCACATAACAGTGTAAAACTGGAGATACCAAATATAGCATTGCTTCTGCGAAATCTCACAGATATGGCAGAATTGTATCTAGATGGTGTAGCAATTTTTGCCAGAGGAGACGAATGGGGTCGTGCTCTATCTTCTTTGAAGGGGCTTCGTGTTTTGAGCATGACATCATGCAATCTCACTGGACCTATTGATTCTTCACTAGATAAGCTTCATTCACTGTCTATTCTAAAATTGAGCCATAACAAATTGTCAAGCATAGTGCCATCTTCCTTTGCAAATTTCTCCAATTTAACTGTCCTACAACTTAGTAGTTGTGACTTGAATGGTTATTTTCCAACAGATATCTTCCAATTACAAACATTAAAGTTACTTGACATATCAGAAAATCAATATCTTCATGGTTCTTTGCCAAATTTCCCACCATTTGCATCTCTTCACAACTTGAATCTCCGCAATACAAATTTCTTAGGACCGATTCCAAATACCATTTCCAATCTGAAGCAGTTGTCTACCATTGATCTATCTTACTGCCAATTCAATGGAACACTTCCAAGTTCAATGTCAGAACTCGTCCAACTTGTTTATCTAGACATGTCTTCCAATAACCTCACAGGTCAACTCCCTTTGTTCAATGCGTCCAAGAAACTCAAATATCTATCCCTATTTCACAACCATTTGAGAGGGGATTTACCATCCAGCCATTTCGATGGCCTCATAAATCTTGTAAGCATCGACTTAGGGTTCAATTCTTTCACTGGGAATGTGCCATCATCTCTGCTTAAGATCCCATGTTTGCGAGAACTGAAGCTTCCGTACAATCAACTCAGTGGTATCTTGGGTGAGTTTGACAATACATCTTTACCTGTTTTGGAGATGCTTGATTTCACCAGTAATAATTTTCATGGGCTTATTCCTTTGTCTGTCTTTAACCTTCGAACACTTCGTTTCATTAGCCTTTCTTCCAACAACTTTAGTGGCACGATAAAGTTGGACGTAATACGAAGGTTAAGTAATTTAACTGTACTAGGTCTCTCATATAATGATCTTTTGGTTGATGTCAACTTCAAAGATCATCATGACATGTCATCCTTTCCAAAGTTGAGAATTCTACGGTTGGAGTTCTGCAAGCTATCAGGAATCCCTAGTTTCTTGAAAAACCAGTCCACAATAATCTCTCTTCACCTATCTAACAACCAGATTCAAGGACCAATACCTAATTGGATTTGGCATCTTGATTCTCTCATGAACTTGAATCTTTCCCATAACTTTTTTACTGATTTGGAAGGGAGTTTTTCGAACTTCAGTTCTAACCTTTTTGTGATTGATCTGAGTTTTAACCAATTGCAAGGCCCTATTCCTTTCATTCCAAAGTACGCAAATTATTTGGACTACTCAAGCAACAGATTTAGCTCTACAATTCCACCCGACATCGGAAACCAGCTGGCTTACATACAAATCTTGTTTCTTTCAAATAATAGTTTTCAAGGAAAAATTCATGAATCTTTCTGTAATGCAACTAGTCTGAGCCTACTTGATCTTTCCCACAATAACTTTGTTGGGACGATTCCAAAGTGTTTTGCAGCACTGAGTAGTAGTCTCAAAATGTTGCATTTTGGTGGAAACAATTTCCAAGGTCATATTGCTAATTTTATATTTCCAAATTCATGTGCATTGAGGTTTTTGGATCTAAATGATAATCTTTTGGGTAGTACCATACCAAAGTCCTTGGTCAATTGCCAAAAACTAGAAGTCCTTAATCTTGGCAAGAATGCATTAACTGGAAAATTTCCATGTTTTTTGAGCAAAATTTCCACACTGAGAATCATGGTTTTGAGGTCAAATATGTTCCATGGATCTATTGGATGCCCAAATAACACCGGTGATTGGAAGATGCTTCATATCGCTGATCTTGCCTCCAATAACTTCAATGGCACATTATCAACGACGCTCTTAAATAGCTGGAAAGCAATGATGCGCGATGGAGCCATGCTTGGGCCCGAATTCGGCcatttgttttttcaaattCTTAACTATCATCCTATGAGTTTAAAGGATGCATTACCTAGTTTTAGAAGCAAATACCTTGCTATGAAAATGGTCAAAATTGTTGCAAATATGTCTCGTTCTTTTCTTGATCAGGCATACGTTGATGGTAATTCGATTTCAGTGGATCGTGGTCGTTATCAGGATTCAGTTATGATAGTTAACAAAGGTCAGAAGATGAAGTTGGTGAAAATTCAAAAGGCCTTCACTTATGTGGATATGTCAAACAACTATTTGGAAGGGCCGATACCTGACGAGCTAATGCAATTCAAGGCATTGAATGCTCTGAACTTATCACATAATGCATTCCTAGGCCACATACCATCATCTGTGGGGAATTTGAAGAATCTTGAGTCTATGGACTTATCAAACAACTCCTTGAATGGAAATATTCCTCAAGAGCTTTCAAGTCTATATTTCCTTGAATATATGAACCTCTCATTCAATCAACTAGTGGGAAAAATTCCTTTAGGCACTCAAATTCAATCATTTGATGCAGATTCCTTTAAAGGGAATGAAGGATTATGTGGATCTCCACTGACCAACTTATGTGGACTTCAATCACCTGCATCAGAAACACCTCATTTCGATAATGAGAGTTTAATGGACTTTAGTTTCTTAAGTATTGAGTTAGGATTTATATCCGGCTTTGTAGTTTTCGTCCTCCCTATTATTTGCTGGAAGAAATTGAGGTTCTGGTATTCCAAACATGTTGATGAAATGCTTTACAATTTCATTCCTCAACTTGATTTTGTGTATGCACAACATCAAGGGAAGTGGTATAGAACTTTGAGGTGGAGGCACTGA